In Tursiops truncatus isolate mTurTru1 chromosome 19, mTurTru1.mat.Y, whole genome shotgun sequence, a genomic segment contains:
- the CIC gene encoding protein capicua homolog isoform X10: MYSAHRPLVPASGAASRGLGMFVWTNVEPRSVAVFPWHSLVPFLAPSQPDPSVQPSEAQQPASHLVASNQSKEPAESAAVAHEQPPGGTGNADPGRPPGATCPESPGPGPPHTLGVVEPGKGPLPTTEEEAPGPPGEPRLDSETESDHDDAFLSIMSPEIQLPLPPGKRRTQSLSALPKERDSSSEKDGRSPNKREKDHIRRPMNAFMIFSKRHRALVHQRHPNQDNRTVSKILGEWWYALGPKEKQKYHDLAFQVKEAHFKAHPDWKWCNKDRKKSSSEAKPTSLGLAGGHKEPRERSMSETGTAAAPGVSSELLSVTAQTLLSSDTKAPGSSSCGAERLHTVGGPGSARPRAFSHSGVHSLDGGEVDSQALQELTQMVSGPASYSGPKPSTQYGAPGPFAAPGEGGTLAASGRPPLLPTRASRSQRAASEDMTSDEERMVICEEEGDDDVIADDGFSTTDIDLKCKERVTDSESGDSSGEDPEGSKGFGRKVFSPVIRSSFTHCRPSLDPEPPGPPDPPAGFGKGYGPTPSSSSSPASSSASAATSFPLGSGTFKAQESGQGSTTGPLRPPPPGTGGPATPKATRFLPTDPATFRRKRPESVGGLEPPGPSVIAAPPSGGGSVLQTLVLPSNKEEREGSGARMPSAPAPSLAYGAPAAPLSRPAATMVTNVVRPVSSTPVPIASKPFPTSGRAEASPNDTAGARTETVAGSRAPGGSPLGVSLVYSDKKSGAATSTASHLVAGPLLGTVGKAPATVTNLLVGAPGYGAPAPPAVQFIAQGGPGSGTAAGSGAGAGSGPNGPMPLGILQPGPLGKAGGITQVQYILPTLPQQLQVAPAPAPAPGTKAAAPSGPAPTTSIRFTLPPGTSTNGKVLAATAPTPGIPILQSVPSAPPPKAQSVSPVQAPPPGGSAQLLPGKVLVPLATPSMSVRGGGAGQPLPLVSPPFSVPVQNGAQPPSKIIQLTPVPVSTPSGLVPPLSPATLPGPASQPQKVLLPSSTRITYVQSAGGHALPLGTSPASSQAGTVTSYGPTSSVALGFTSLGPSGPAFVQPLLSGQAPLLAPGQVGVSPVPSPQLPPTCAAPSGPVITAFYPGSPVPTSSAPLAQPSQAPPGLVYTVATNTTPPAATILPKGPPAPATATPAPTSPFPSATGSMTYSLVAPKAQRPTPKAPQKVKAAIASIPVGSFEAGAPGRPGPASRQPLEPGPAREPPASESELEGRPTTPAPPLPPETWAPPARSSPPPPPPAEERTSAKGPETMASKFPSSSSDWRVPGLGLESRGEPPTPPSPAPAPAPAPGSSGSSSEGSSGRAAGDTPERKEAASVGKKVKVRPPPLKKTFDSVDNRVLSEVDFEERFAELPEFRPEEVLPSPTLQSLATSPRAILGSYRKKRKNSTDLDSAPEDPTSPKRKMRRRSSCSSEPNTPKSAKCEGDIFTFDRTGTEAEDVLGELEYEKVPYSSLRRTLDQRRALVMQLFQDHGFFPSAQATAAFQARYADIFPSKVCLQLKIREVRQKIMQAATPTEQPPGAEAPLPGPPPTVTAAAPVPTPSPAGGPDPTSPGSDSGTAPAAPPLPPPPEPGPGQPGWEGPPQPSPPPSGPSTAATGR; the protein is encoded by the exons ATGTACTCAGCCCACAGGCCCCTGGTGCCCGCGTCCGGCGCGGCCTCCCGTGGCCTCGGCATGTTCG TGTGGACGAACGTGGAACCTCGCTCTGTGGCCGTGTTCCCCTGGCATTCCTTAGTCCCCTTCCTGGCCCCCAGCCAGCCTGACCCCTCCGTGCAGCCAAGTGAGGCCCAGCAACCTGCTAGCCACCTAGTGGCCTCCAACCAGAGCAAAG AGCCTGCTGAGTCGGCAGCTGTTGCTCACGAGCAGCCACCAGGCGGGACGGGGAATGCTGACCCCGGGCGGCCCCCTGGAGCTACATGCCCTGAGAGCCCAGGGCCCGGACCCCCCCACACTTTGGGGGTGGTGGAACCTGGAAAGGGCCCCCTTCCCACGACGGAGGAGGAGGCCCCTGGTCCTCCAGGAGAGCCCCGGCTGGACAGTGAGACAGAGAGTGACCACGACGATGC CTTCCTCTCCATCATGTCTCCTGAGATCCAGTTGCCTCTGCCGCCTGGGAAACGCCGGACGCAGTCCCTCAGCGCCCTGCCCAAGGAACGAGACTCATCTTCAGAGAAGGATGGACGCAGCCCCAACAAG AGGGAGAAGGACCATATCCGGCGGCCCATGAATGCCTTCATGATCTTCAGCAAGCGGCACCGGGCCCTGGTCCACCAGCGTCACCCCAACCAGGACAACCGGACCGTCAGTAAGATCCTGGGCGAGTGGTGGTATGCTCTGGGGCCCAAGGAGAAGCAGAAGTACCACGACCTGGCCTTCCAG GTGAAAGAGGCCCACTTTAAGGCCCACCCAGACTGGAAGTGGTGCAACAAGGACCGGAAGAAGTCCAGCTCAGAGGCCAAGCCTACAAGCCTGGGGCTGGCAGGGGGGCACAAGGAGCCAAGGGAGCGGAGCATGTCGGAGACAGGCACCGCCGCTGCCCCTGGAG TGTCCTCGGAGCTCCTGTCCGTCACAGCCCAGACGCTCTTGAGCTCGGACACCAAGGCTCCGGGGAGCAGCTCCTGTGGGGCAGAACGTCTGCACACAGTCGGCGGACCTGGCTCAGCCCGGCCCCGAGCCTTCTCCCACAGCGGGGTCCACAGCCTGGATGGCGGGGAAGTAGACAGCCAGGCACTACAGGAACTGACTCAG ATGGTGTCTGGTCCTGCATCCTACTCTGGCCCAAAGCCTTCCACCCAGTATGGGGCTCCAGGCCCCTTTGCGGCCCCCGGTGAGGGAGGCACTCTGGCAGCCAGTGGGCGGCCCCCACTGCTGCCCACCCGGGCCTCCCGTTCCCAGCGTGCAGCCAGTGAGGACATGACCAGTGACGAGGAACGCATGGTCATCTGTGAGGAGGAAGGGGATGATGATGTCATTG CTGACGATGGCTTCAGCACCACTGACATTGACCTCAAGTGCAAGGAGCGGGTGACCGACAGCGAGAGCGGAGACAGCTCTGGGGAGGACCCAGAGGGCAGCAAG GGATTTGGTCGGAAGGTGTTCTCGCCTGTGATCCGTTCCTCCTTTACTCACTGCCGTCCATCGCTGGACCCTGAGCCCCCAGGGCCCCCAGATCCACCTGCCGGCTTCGGCAAAGGCTACGGGCCCACCCCATCCTCCTCATCCTCGCCTGCCTCCTCCTCGGCCTCAGCAGCCACCTCCTTCCCGCTGGGCTCAGGGACCTTCAAGGCCCAGGAGTCAGGTCAGGGCAGCACAACAGGTCCCCTACGGCCCCCACCCCCTGGAACTGGGGGCCCAGCAACGCCTAAGGCCACCCGGTTTCTCCCCACGGATCCTGCCACCTTCCGGCGCAAGAGACCTGAAAGCGTGGGGGGCCTGGAGCCACCAGGCCCCTCAGTCATTGCGGCACCTCCCAGCGGGGGAGGAAGTGTTCTGCAGACACTGGTCCTGCCCTCAAACAAGGAGGAACGGGAGGGCAGCGGAGCTCGCATGCCCTCGGCCCCAGCCCCGTCGCTGGCCTATGGGGCCCCAGCAGCCCCCCTGTCCCGCCCGGCCGCCACCATGGTCACCAATGTGGTGCGGCCTGTCAGCAGCACTCCTGTGCCCATCGCCTCTAAGCCTTTCCCCACTTCTGGCCGGGCAGAAGCGTCTCCAAATGACACGGCCGGTGCCAGGACTGAGACAGTCGCTGGGTCCCGGGCGCCTGGGGGCTCCCCACTGGGCGTCAGCTTAGTGTATTCAGACAAGAAGTCGGGAGCAGCCACGTCAACAGCCTCACATCTGGTGGCTGGACCCCTACTGGGCACTGTAGGGAAGGCGCCTGCCACTGTCACCAACCTGCTGGTGGGCGCCCCGGGCTATGGGGCCCCAGCGCCCCCAGCTGTCCAGTTCATTGCCCAGGGGGGCCCTGGCAGCGGGACGGCTGCGGGCTCAGGAGCAGGTGCTGGGAGTGGGCCCAATGGGCCAATGCCCCTGGGCATCCTGCAGCCAGGTCCCCTGGGCAAGGCTGGGGGAATCACCCAGGTGCAGTATATTCTGCCCACGCTGCCCCAGCAACTTCAAGTGGCGCCTGCCCCAGCACCAGCCCCTGGGACCAAGGCAGCGGCTCCCAGCGGCCCTGCACCCACCACCAGCATCCGTTTCACCCTCCCACCGGGCACCTCCACCAACGGCAAAGTCCTGGCTGCCACCGCACCCACTCCTGGCATCCCCATCCTGCAGTCCGTaccctccgccccgcccccgaaag CCCAGTCAGTTTCTCCTgtgcaggccccgcccccgggtGGCTCAGCCCAGCTGCTACCTGGGAAGGTACTAGTGCCCTTGGCCACCCCTAGCATGTCAGTGCGGGGAGGAGGGGCCGGCCAGCCGCTGCCCCTGGTGAGCCCACCCTTCTCAGTACCTGTGCAGAACGGTGCTCAGCCACCCAGCAAG ATCATCCAGCTAACTCCGGTGCCTGTGAGCACACCCAGCGGCCTGGTGCCGCCCCTCAGCCCGGCCACGCTCCCCGGACCCGCCTCTCAGCCTCAGAAGGTTCTGCTGCCCTCCTCCACCAG GATCACCTACGTGCAGTCAGCAGGCGGGCATGCGCTGCCCCTGGGTACCAGTCCTGCCTCCAGTCAGGCCGGAACAGTCACCTCGTACGGACCCACGAGCTCAGTAGCCCTAGGCTTCACCTCGCTGGGGCCCAGCGGCCCCGCCTTCGTGCAGCCCCTGCTTTCAG GCCAAGCCCCATTGCTGGCTCCTGGCCAGGTGGGCGTGTCACCCgtgcccagcccccagctgccTCCCACCTGCGCAGCCCCCAGTGGTCCCGTCATCACAGCGTTTTACCCTGGCAGCCCCGTACCCACCTCCTCAGCACCCCTGGCCCAGCCATCCCAGGCTCCCCCAGGCCTGGTCTACACCGTGGCCACCAACACCACCCCACCTGCTGCCACCATCCTGCCCAAGGGCCCACCGGCCCCCGCCACTGCCACCCCGGCCCCTACCAGCCCTTTTCCTAGTGCCACAG GCTCCATGACCTACAGTTTAGTGGCCCCCAAGGCCCAGCGGCCCACCCCCAAGGCCCCCCAGAAAGTGAAGGCGGCCATCGCCAGCATTCCTGTGGGCTCCTTTGAGGCAGGTGCCCCTGGGCGGCCAGGCCCTGCGTCCCGGCAGCCGTTGGAGCCCGGCCCAGCTCGTGAGCCCCCTGCATCTGAGTCAGAGCTTGAGGGGCGGCCAACAACACCAGCCCCTCCGCTGCCCCCAGAGACCTGGGCTCCCCCGGCCCGGAGCAGTCCCCCGCCGCCCCCACCTGCTGAGGAGCGGACCAGTGCCAAGGGCCCTGAGACCATG GCCAGCAAATTCCCCAGCTCATCTTCAGACTGGCGTGTCCCCGGGCTGGGCCTGGAGAGCCGAGGGGagcctcccacccctcccagcccGGCCCcggctccagccccagcccctggtagcagcggcagcagcagtgAGGGCAGCAGTGGGAGGGCAGCTGGGGACACCCCCGAGCGCAAGGAGGCGGCTAGTGTCGGCAAGAAGGTCAAGGTGCGGCCCCCGCCCCTGAAGAAGACCTTTGACTCTGTGGACAA CAGGGTCCTGTCGGAGGTGGACTTCGAAGAGCGCTTTGCTGAGCTGCCCGAGTTTCGGCCTGAGGAGGTGTTGCCCTCGCCCACCCTGCAGTCTCTGGCCACCTCACCCCGGGCCATCCTGGGCTCCTACCGCAAGAAGAGGAAGAACTCCACTG ACCTGGACTCAGCCCCCGAGGACCCCACCTCGCCCAAGCGTAAGATGAGGAGACGCTCCAGTTGCAGCTCGGAGCCCAACACCCCCAAGAGTGCCAAGTGCGAGGGGGACATCTTCACTTTTGACCGTACAG GTACAGAAGCTGAGGATGTGCTCGGGGAGCTGGAATACGAGAAGGTGCCCTACTCGTCGCTGCGGCGCACCCTGGACCAGCGCCGGGCCCTCGTCATGCAGCTCTTCCAGGACCATGGCTTCTTCCCATCAG CCCAGGCCACGGCAGCCTTCCAGGCCCGCTATGCAGACATCTTCCCCTCTAAGGTCTGTCTGCAGCTGAAGATCCGTGAGGTGCGCCAGAAGATCATGCAGGCGGCCACTCCCACGGAGCAGCCCCCGGGAGCCGAGGCCCCCCTCCCTGGACCGCCCCCCACTGTCACTGCTGCTGCCCctgtccccactcccagccctgctgGGGGCCCTGACCCCACCTCACCTGGCTCGGACTCTGGCACGGCCCCGGCTGCCCCGCCATTGCCTCCGCCCCCAGAGCCGGGGCCCGGACAGCCTGGCTGGGAAGGGCCCCCCCAACCCTCACCACCCCCCTCTGGTCCCTCCACAGCTGCCACAGGCAGGTGA